In Paenibacillus sp. 1781tsa1, one DNA window encodes the following:
- a CDS encoding ABC transporter ATP-binding protein has product MEPIAIQLNGVSKMRKRRVIGPIDLSIPEGYVVAILGHNGSGKSTLLNMLQQVVLPDAGQIIWFGQEHDGPLPIELRQQIGFVADNAGSEENRITAQEAAHFRAYWYPRWDMKLFDQLIRDMEVPVDVKLNKMSKGERRKFEIAAAIAARPRLLLLDEPSSGLDPFAWKVMVEQFRTFMAEGDTTILIATHIADEVKRLADYIVLMHRGQSLGMAEKDMVLDQWKEVWYEGDLRPESIPGVVESSLEERGLVRVITTRVSEAQERLELANNRVLKIRNLELDEVLAFWIAGYAPVQWK; this is encoded by the coding sequence ATGGAACCCATAGCAATCCAGCTGAACGGCGTATCTAAAATGCGAAAACGCAGAGTTATTGGCCCGATTGATCTGAGCATCCCGGAAGGGTATGTAGTGGCCATTCTCGGTCACAATGGTTCAGGCAAAAGCACACTACTTAACATGCTACAGCAAGTGGTGCTGCCAGATGCTGGGCAGATTATATGGTTTGGTCAGGAACATGATGGGCCACTTCCCATTGAACTGAGACAACAGATTGGTTTTGTGGCAGATAACGCTGGTTCGGAAGAGAACCGGATAACAGCACAGGAAGCAGCTCATTTCCGTGCATACTGGTACCCGCGATGGGATATGAAGTTGTTCGATCAACTGATTCGCGATATGGAAGTACCCGTTGATGTGAAGCTGAACAAGATGTCCAAGGGAGAACGGCGAAAATTTGAGATTGCAGCTGCAATTGCAGCTCGCCCAAGACTCTTGCTTCTGGATGAGCCTTCGTCAGGACTGGACCCCTTTGCCTGGAAAGTGATGGTTGAGCAGTTCCGTACCTTCATGGCTGAGGGGGACACCACGATTCTGATTGCTACGCATATTGCAGACGAAGTCAAAAGACTTGCGGATTACATCGTATTGATGCACCGTGGTCAGTCGCTGGGGATGGCCGAGAAAGATATGGTGCTCGATCAGTGGAAAGAAGTCTGGTATGAAGGAGACTTAAGGCCAGAGAGTATCCCTGGTGTTGTGGAATCTTCTTTGGAAGAAAGAGGTCTAGTTCGTGTCATTACAACCCGGGTCAGCGAAGCGCAGGAGAGGCTGGAGCTCGCGAATAACCGAGTATTGAAAATCCGTAACTTGGAATTAGATGAAGTGCTGGCGTTCTGGATTGCCGGGTATGCACCCGTACAGTGGAAATAA
- a CDS encoding ABC transporter permease, whose amino-acid sequence MNKMGTITGFTFKNKVKTKSFMVTTIVLALLISIGLNVPYFITLFNGGSIGGASSSNPVNIGLLSTGQPEVSEKLESFSAAQGDQAYRFIASGDKDEAALAADAEAGLTDGYLKFEPVAGQEFPQPILYSAEDVSPQIIASIEAALQSVKLDVVVKDVLTAEQKELITTPVKLTEQSLSTDGSGAGAESEGAMSPINYIVVYLLIILLFTSTMMTGNMIASEITAEKSSRIMEILITSVSPLSQMFGKIIGIFMVGMLQIGIFGAVVAGNILLPHNRAVLGDFNMNLSDVNIAVIVYGLIFYILGYFLYAVLFAAIGSMVSRTEELGQAVLPITMLSLVSFYIAIFSISTPNILLLKIASFIPFTSPTAILVRIGAGVAPTWEVLTSLAILIVSIIIFGWLAAKIYRTGVLMYGKRPTFKELFKAMKAYKI is encoded by the coding sequence ATGAATAAAATGGGAACGATTACGGGTTTTACATTTAAAAACAAAGTTAAAACGAAATCATTCATGGTGACAACCATTGTACTTGCACTTTTAATTTCTATCGGACTCAATGTTCCATATTTCATTACCTTATTCAATGGGGGTTCCATTGGCGGAGCTTCAAGTAGCAATCCTGTAAATATTGGTCTCCTGAGCACTGGGCAGCCAGAAGTTTCCGAGAAACTGGAGAGTTTCTCGGCGGCGCAAGGAGATCAGGCCTATCGATTCATTGCTAGTGGAGACAAGGATGAAGCGGCTCTTGCAGCGGATGCAGAAGCAGGGCTTACCGATGGCTATCTGAAGTTTGAACCGGTTGCTGGACAGGAGTTCCCACAGCCCATTCTCTATTCAGCAGAAGACGTATCACCTCAGATCATTGCATCCATTGAAGCTGCATTGCAGAGTGTGAAGTTGGATGTGGTTGTGAAGGATGTACTCACGGCGGAGCAGAAGGAACTGATTACAACACCTGTGAAGCTCACCGAGCAAAGCTTGAGTACAGATGGAAGTGGAGCTGGTGCTGAGTCAGAAGGTGCGATGAGCCCGATTAACTATATTGTGGTGTACTTGCTGATCATCCTACTGTTCACCTCGACGATGATGACAGGCAACATGATTGCCTCTGAGATCACAGCTGAGAAGAGCTCGCGTATTATGGAGATTCTGATTACGAGTGTATCACCGCTCAGTCAGATGTTTGGTAAAATCATCGGGATCTTCATGGTAGGGATGCTGCAAATTGGAATCTTCGGAGCAGTGGTTGCCGGAAATATCTTGTTACCGCATAACCGTGCAGTGTTAGGTGATTTCAATATGAATCTGAGTGATGTGAATATTGCGGTTATTGTGTACGGACTCATATTCTACATTCTGGGTTACTTCCTGTATGCCGTGTTGTTCGCTGCCATTGGCTCAATGGTAAGCCGTACTGAAGAGCTGGGTCAGGCTGTTCTGCCAATTACGATGCTGTCGCTTGTATCCTTCTATATTGCAATCTTCAGTATTTCTACGCCGAACATTCTGTTGTTGAAAATCGCAAGCTTTATTCCATTCACGTCGCCGACCGCGATTCTGGTACGAATCGGTGCGGGAGTTGCACCGACTTGGGAGGTTTTAACTTCATTAGCGATTCTCATTGTATCCATTATCATCTTCGGATGGCTTGCAGCCAAAATCTATCGCACAGGTGTGCTGATGTACGGTAAACGTCCGACCTTTAAGGAATTGTTTAAAGCCATGAAGGCTTATAAGATCTAA
- a CDS encoding TraB/GumN family protein → MKNWKSTLLSLTISVGLLASAVPAMAAPQETSVKVNDQAVKYATGAPILDKGTTMVPLRTTLDAMDVKLTTATDDTITAVIDGKTITLKSKLTRINGVTYAPIRIVGDAAGYEVRWDAATRTVLLVSKGGATETVQTGGRGFMWEVESNGNTVYLVGSMHIADESFYPLRPEFEEAFAEADYLGVEIDISKAADEEQQKLVLSLGSYQDGTTLKDHISSETYTKLGDVLKKNGLEPNALDAFKPWVVESTLASLKSTTAGYEASAGVDLYFIQKAIERKLPVIELESYQSQLGMFNDFSKETQEETLKTTIENFDVLDNSVKEMAEMWKTGNDEQLLELTNSFSTNEEYNKAMLVDRNIGMADKIDGYLKNGKGEEYFIVVGAAHYLGDHGIVKLLEDKGYSVERK, encoded by the coding sequence ATGAAGAATTGGAAAAGCACGCTCTTATCTCTTACCATCTCGGTAGGCTTGCTCGCATCTGCGGTACCGGCTATGGCTGCTCCACAAGAAACTTCCGTCAAGGTCAATGACCAGGCAGTGAAATATGCTACAGGAGCACCAATCCTGGATAAAGGTACAACCATGGTTCCATTGCGGACTACGCTGGATGCTATGGACGTGAAGCTAACAACTGCGACAGATGATACGATCACGGCTGTGATCGATGGCAAAACAATTACACTCAAAAGTAAACTTACACGGATCAACGGTGTAACGTATGCTCCAATCCGCATTGTCGGTGATGCAGCGGGTTATGAAGTTCGCTGGGATGCTGCAACGCGCACAGTGCTGTTGGTATCCAAAGGTGGAGCAACGGAAACTGTCCAAACGGGTGGACGTGGCTTCATGTGGGAAGTGGAAAGCAATGGCAACACGGTCTATCTGGTAGGGTCCATGCATATTGCGGATGAGAGCTTCTATCCATTGCGTCCGGAGTTTGAGGAAGCATTTGCGGAAGCCGACTATCTTGGGGTAGAGATTGATATTAGCAAAGCCGCTGACGAAGAGCAGCAAAAGCTGGTTCTAAGCCTGGGTTCATATCAGGATGGAACAACGCTGAAAGACCACATTTCCAGTGAAACGTATACTAAGCTGGGCGATGTATTGAAGAAAAATGGTCTAGAGCCTAATGCTTTGGATGCATTTAAGCCGTGGGTAGTAGAAAGCACACTCGCAAGTTTGAAGTCCACAACGGCAGGATACGAAGCGTCAGCAGGAGTGGATCTGTATTTCATCCAGAAAGCGATCGAGCGCAAACTCCCAGTTATTGAGTTAGAGAGTTATCAATCTCAACTTGGCATGTTTAACGACTTTTCCAAAGAAACACAAGAGGAAACATTGAAAACAACAATTGAAAACTTCGACGTGTTGGATAACAGTGTGAAAGAAATGGCTGAGATGTGGAAAACGGGTAATGACGAGCAACTGCTTGAACTGACAAACAGCTTCTCCACTAACGAGGAATATAACAAAGCAATGCTGGTTGATCGTAACATTGGTATGGCGGACAAAATCGATGGTTATCTGAAAAACGGCAAAGGCGAGGAGTATTTCATTGTTGTTGGCGCGGCACACTACCTGGGCGATCACGGCATCGTGAAACTGCTTGAGGATAAAGGATATAGCGTAGAACGTAAATAA
- a CDS encoding ABC transporter ATP-binding protein yields MNRLELKQVVKQYADKTAVNGVTLNVKEGEIYGLLGANGAGKTTTMRMVLGLIHPDGGNILYNGKPYNTELQQIMGYLPEERGLYPKVKVSEQINYLARLRGMNGKDADQSLKYWLDRFEVPEYYDKKIEELSKGNQQKMGFIAAVVHRPQILILDEAFSGLDPVNVELLKSTVKELRDEGTAILFSTHRMEHVEELCRQITILHRSNTVVQGEIKEIKSRYPREQVFLGTVGSVEGLEQLSGVKKVERNERGYLMHISQVEAAQEILRTAMTQTTVEHFELKEPTLNQIFIREVGESNE; encoded by the coding sequence ATGAACCGATTGGAATTGAAGCAAGTCGTCAAGCAATATGCTGACAAAACAGCCGTTAATGGAGTTACGCTCAATGTAAAAGAAGGGGAGATTTACGGACTGCTCGGAGCCAATGGTGCAGGCAAAACAACAACGATGCGCATGGTGCTTGGACTTATTCACCCGGACGGGGGGAATATCCTGTACAACGGCAAGCCTTACAATACGGAGCTACAACAGATTATGGGTTATCTTCCGGAAGAACGCGGATTGTACCCGAAGGTGAAAGTCAGCGAACAGATTAATTATCTGGCACGGCTTCGTGGCATGAATGGTAAGGATGCAGATCAAAGTCTCAAATACTGGTTGGATCGGTTCGAAGTTCCGGAATATTACGATAAGAAGATTGAGGAGTTATCCAAAGGTAATCAGCAGAAGATGGGCTTTATTGCAGCTGTAGTGCATAGACCGCAGATTCTCATTCTGGATGAAGCGTTCAGCGGACTGGATCCTGTGAATGTGGAATTACTCAAATCCACTGTCAAGGAATTGCGTGATGAAGGTACAGCTATTCTGTTCTCGACACACCGCATGGAACACGTTGAAGAGTTGTGTCGCCAGATCACCATTCTGCATCGTTCCAACACGGTGGTACAAGGCGAGATCAAGGAGATTAAGAGCCGTTATCCACGTGAGCAGGTATTCCTGGGTACAGTTGGAAGTGTGGAGGGGCTAGAGCAATTGTCTGGTGTGAAGAAAGTCGAGCGGAATGAGCGCGGGTACCTGATGCATATTAGTCAGGTGGAAGCTGCTCAAGAGATTTTGAGAACAGCCATGACTCAGACGACAGTGGAACACTTTGAACTGAAGGAACCAACGCTTAACCAAATCTTTATTCGTGAGGTAGGTGAGTCGAATGAATAA